Proteins encoded by one window of Mesorhizobium sp. INR15:
- a CDS encoding amidohydrolase, which produces MSVTGAGHNADLIIVNGHVLTMDHDNPAAEAVAVKDGTIIAIGSRASIEALKGPATKVIDAKGGSVIPGFIEAHMHLFSGAAELAHLQLSGVHGFEALQVAIRDYATTRPDAKMLVGQGVDYTVLGDERVTRHHLDAILPGRPFCMAAPDHHTMWANTKALEMAGILHGRTLGPGNEIVMADDGLAAGELREGEAFGPVLDLAGEGRVRLGLSTGGEPNPAPTAAERAADRDIMRRGLAWCAKHGITSIQNMDGNLYQLELLAEIEAEEGLSCRAQIPFHYKNFMTLDMLEKASTMAERYDSEWLSSGMVKVFYDGVLDSWTAVMVEPYADRADWVGEPLFTPQQFIDLAVAVDKRGLQIAVHSIGDGAVRAVLDGYEAARKANGKRDSRHRVEHIEVTTTADVPRFAELGVIASMQPPHPPGAMDFPLEPTVSRIGKERWPLSYAWRTLKDAGAHVVFASDWPVSPIDPILGIQAAVLRKPWAEDDPDQSFSLHEALAGYTVEGAYAEFAEHRKGKLRPGYMADLVVLSADMEATAPEALHKVRPVTTICGGKITYQA; this is translated from the coding sequence ATGTCTGTCACAGGTGCGGGTCACAATGCGGATCTGATCATCGTCAACGGTCACGTGTTGACCATGGACCATGACAATCCGGCCGCCGAGGCTGTTGCCGTCAAGGACGGCACTATCATCGCCATTGGCAGCCGTGCCTCCATCGAAGCGTTGAAGGGACCAGCCACCAAGGTCATCGACGCCAAGGGTGGTTCTGTGATCCCCGGCTTCATCGAAGCCCATATGCATCTTTTCTCGGGTGCGGCCGAACTCGCCCATCTGCAACTGTCGGGCGTTCACGGATTCGAAGCCTTGCAAGTGGCGATCCGCGACTACGCAACGACACGGCCCGACGCGAAAATGCTGGTCGGGCAAGGCGTCGACTATACGGTGCTTGGCGACGAGCGGGTGACGCGCCATCATCTCGACGCCATCCTGCCCGGTCGCCCCTTCTGCATGGCCGCGCCCGATCATCACACGATGTGGGCCAACACCAAGGCGCTGGAAATGGCCGGCATCCTGCATGGGCGCACGCTCGGGCCTGGCAATGAGATCGTCATGGCTGACGACGGCCTGGCAGCGGGTGAGTTGCGCGAGGGCGAAGCCTTCGGTCCGGTGCTCGATCTTGCCGGCGAAGGCCGGGTGCGGCTGGGGCTATCAACCGGCGGCGAGCCGAACCCCGCACCGACCGCGGCCGAGCGTGCCGCCGACCGTGACATCATGCGGCGCGGGCTCGCCTGGTGCGCCAAGCATGGCATTACCTCGATCCAGAACATGGACGGCAACCTCTATCAGCTCGAACTGCTGGCGGAGATCGAGGCGGAGGAAGGCCTGTCCTGCAGGGCGCAGATACCGTTCCACTACAAGAATTTCATGACGCTCGACATGCTGGAGAAAGCGTCGACGATGGCTGAGCGCTATGACAGCGAATGGTTGTCATCGGGCATGGTCAAGGTGTTCTACGATGGCGTGCTGGACTCCTGGACAGCGGTCATGGTCGAGCCCTATGCCGACCGCGCGGACTGGGTGGGCGAGCCACTGTTCACGCCGCAACAATTCATCGATCTCGCGGTTGCCGTCGACAAGCGTGGGCTGCAGATCGCGGTGCATTCGATCGGCGACGGCGCGGTGCGCGCCGTGCTCGATGGCTATGAGGCGGCGCGGAAGGCCAATGGCAAGCGCGACAGCCGCCACCGGGTCGAGCATATCGAGGTCACCACAACAGCCGACGTGCCGCGCTTTGCCGAGCTTGGCGTCATCGCCTCGATGCAGCCGCCGCATCCGCCCGGCGCCATGGATTTTCCGCTGGAGCCGACCGTGTCGCGCATCGGCAAGGAGCGCTGGCCGCTGAGCTATGCCTGGCGGACGCTGAAGGATGCCGGCGCGCATGTTGTCTTCGCGTCGGACTGGCCGGTATCGCCGATCGACCCGATCCTGGGCATCCAGGCGGCCGTGCTGCGCAAACCATGGGCGGAAGACGACCCGGACCAGAGCTTCTCGCTGCACGAGGCGCTCGCCGGCTACACCGTCGAGGGCGCCTACGCCGAATTCGCCGAGCATCGCAAGGGAAAGCTGAGGCCAGGCTACATGGCCGACCTGGTCGTGCTTTCGGCCGATATGGAAGCGACGGCGCCGGAAGCGCTGCACAAAGTGCGGCCGGTGACAACGATTTGTGGCGGGAAAATTACCTACCAAGCATGA
- a CDS encoding ABC transporter ATP-binding protein yields MPEKPDRNAIEVVKVSKIFGSGEGQVAALDTVSVSIRENEFFTLLGPSGCGKTTLLRLIAGFDFPTAGEILLYGQDIAPLPPFKRPVNTVFQSYALFPHMTVADNIGFGLEMLGKPKAEIKARVAEMLKLVQMEALANRRTSQISGGQQQRVALARALAPQPKVLLLDEPLSALDYKLRKEMQIELKRLQHETGITFIFVTHDQEEALTMSDRIAVMSSGKILQVGSPRDIYDKPAVRFVADFIGESNFLKAEVVGVTAGKATVKLSSGAEIPASLPEGLTPTGTVTIVVRPEHAQLSAASSGASLSGTVENIVYLGTDTHFHLRLADGGTFIVRRQNSRGAGDGIVQGGQVGIIIGGDAAQVLKD; encoded by the coding sequence GTGCCGGAAAAACCGGATAGGAATGCAATTGAAGTCGTAAAAGTCAGTAAAATTTTTGGATCGGGTGAGGGGCAGGTCGCGGCCCTCGACACGGTCTCGGTGTCGATCCGCGAGAACGAGTTCTTCACCCTTCTTGGACCATCCGGCTGCGGCAAGACCACACTGCTGCGGCTGATCGCCGGGTTCGACTTCCCAACCGCCGGCGAAATCCTGCTCTATGGCCAGGACATCGCGCCGCTGCCGCCCTTCAAGCGGCCGGTCAACACCGTCTTCCAGTCCTACGCTCTGTTCCCGCACATGACGGTCGCCGACAATATCGGCTTTGGCCTGGAAATGCTGGGCAAGCCGAAGGCCGAGATCAAGGCGCGTGTCGCCGAGATGCTGAAGCTGGTGCAGATGGAGGCGCTGGCAAACCGGCGCACTAGCCAGATCTCAGGTGGCCAGCAACAGCGCGTGGCATTGGCCCGCGCACTGGCGCCGCAGCCGAAGGTGCTGCTGCTCGACGAGCCGCTTTCGGCGCTCGACTACAAGCTGCGCAAGGAAATGCAGATCGAGCTGAAGCGGCTGCAGCACGAGACCGGCATCACCTTCATCTTCGTTACCCATGACCAGGAAGAAGCGCTGACGATGTCGGACCGCATCGCGGTGATGTCGTCGGGCAAGATCCTGCAGGTCGGCTCGCCGCGCGACATCTACGACAAGCCGGCGGTGCGTTTCGTCGCCGACTTCATCGGTGAATCCAATTTCCTCAAGGCCGAGGTGGTGGGTGTGACGGCGGGCAAGGCGACGGTCAAGCTGTCGTCGGGTGCGGAAATCCCGGCCTCGCTGCCGGAAGGCCTGACGCCGACAGGCACTGTGACCATCGTCGTGCGCCCCGAACATGCACAACTGAGCGCGGCAAGCTCCGGCGCTTCGCTGTCGGGTACGGTCGAGAACATCGTCTATCTCGGTACCGACACGCATTTTCACTTGCGCCTCGCCGATGGCGGGACCTTCATCGTGCGGCGCCAGAACAGCCGTGGTGCCGGTGACGGCATCGTGCAAGGTGGCCAGGTCGGCATCATCATCGGCGGCGATGCCGCCCAGGTCTTGAAGGACTGA
- a CDS encoding ABC transporter permease yields the protein MATAEEVAKAAERRDIRDRWLLSAPALLIIFLAATGPLLIVLVYSFLTPGSYGDVKWQFSPEAWVAVFLERDIFDDTLSIAAAHVNIFLRSIKLSVITTIATLALGFPTAYFMATRSEKTRDLWLFLITIPFWTNLLIRTFAVLQIIRNEGIINTILLKLGIISAPIQILYTDTAILIGMAYVYLPLMVLPIYASMEKLDFRLVEAGYDLYATRFQVLRRIIFPLVKPGVIAGSILVFIPALGAYVTPSVLGGGKNMMLSNLIELQFGQGRNWPLGSALSIAVMIIVMGALLFYVRNAGKSGVRHG from the coding sequence ATGGCGACCGCAGAGGAAGTCGCCAAGGCAGCCGAGCGGCGCGATATCCGTGACCGCTGGCTTTTGTCAGCGCCGGCGCTGCTGATCATTTTTCTCGCCGCGACAGGCCCGTTGCTGATCGTGCTCGTCTATTCCTTCCTGACGCCTGGATCCTATGGCGACGTGAAGTGGCAATTCTCGCCGGAAGCCTGGGTGGCGGTGTTTCTGGAGCGTGACATTTTCGACGACACGCTTTCCATTGCCGCCGCTCACGTCAACATCTTCCTGCGTTCGATCAAGCTTTCGGTGATCACGACAATCGCTACCTTGGCGCTTGGCTTCCCGACCGCTTATTTCATGGCGACACGCAGCGAAAAGACCCGTGATCTCTGGCTGTTCCTGATCACCATCCCGTTCTGGACCAACCTTCTCATCCGCACTTTCGCGGTGCTGCAGATCATCCGCAACGAGGGCATCATCAACACCATCCTGCTCAAGCTCGGCATCATCTCGGCACCGATCCAGATCCTCTATACCGACACCGCGATCCTGATCGGCATGGCCTACGTCTACCTGCCGCTGATGGTGCTGCCGATCTACGCCAGCATGGAGAAGCTCGACTTCCGCCTGGTAGAAGCAGGCTATGACCTCTACGCGACACGGTTCCAGGTGCTGCGGCGGATCATTTTCCCGCTGGTCAAGCCTGGCGTCATCGCCGGGTCCATCCTGGTCTTCATTCCCGCACTTGGCGCCTACGTGACGCCAAGCGTGCTTGGCGGCGGCAAGAACATGATGCTCTCCAACCTGATCGAATTGCAGTTCGGGCAGGGCCGCAACTGGCCGCTTGGTTCGGCGCTGTCGATCGCGGTGATGATCATCGTCATGGGCGCACTGCTTTTCTATGTGCGCAATGCCGGCAAGTCGGGGGTGCGTCATGGCTAA